The stretch of DNA AAGTGGCAGGATCATTACGAAAATTCCGTATGGAGCTCGGCTGGAAGTACTTGAGGTGATTAAAGACAAGCCGTTTTCTGCTAAATTATTCTCCACTAAACGGGTGTGTGAACAAGAAGAGGGCGTGGAGATTAAAAATCATGAACTAAATGGAAATTGGATCAAGGTAAAATATAATGACTCGATTGCTTATGTAGCTAACGTTTATTTATCTCCTCTTAAAACTATACCATTACAAGCTAAGGACGATGGTGCTGTTATGTACGACAATGAGAAAATGCAGCGGATTTTATTTTCTTATTTTGGAATGCCACTAAAAAGATCAAAAAAGAATACAGCAAAGGAAAAGGGAGAAGAGGCCTATATAGAAAACTTCGCTTTTGTAAATAATGTTACCGTAAAACACGAATTACAATACCTGGAAGAAGGAGCTGGAGGAGAGGTTTACGAAATCAGTATTTCTAAAAGAAACGTGATGGATGTGTTATGGCTGGCATTTGTATTGGCACAAAACGGTGAAGTTGATGAGGCGAATTATTGTTACGTTGAAACAGATACGAATGTATTGAAGCTGGATCATTATGGTGAGGGGCAGTCGAATACGATTGAAATAAAGCAAGAAAAGGACAAAGTAATCCTTTCGCTGAGTTTTGGAGGATGTTAATAGATCGTCAATAATAGCTAATAATGGGAATTAGGTTAAGTACAATAAAAGAGGTAAAAGAAAAGTATGCCTTCTTAAAAGAGTGAGAGGGGCTTTAGCTAGAATGATTGGCGGGATGAGGATTATTTTATAGTCGCCGGTGGAAAAGTATAAAAGCAAACTGAGCAGGCTCAATCTAATATAGATTATTTCTGTCGGGAAATTAGTATAATGAGGGCTAATGAGTATATTTGGCCCGAAAGTTTTAAAATTGAACTGAATCAGGTATACAAACGATATTTCGGCCAACCGGAATATCATTTTTTTGGTAGCTGAATTAAGGAATAGGAGTGGTTAACAAAACGTATCACTCGTGCAATCACACGCGAATGCCAACATTAGACGAAATTAAAAGACCTATAGCTGCTGAAATTGATTTGTTTGAAGAGAAATTCAAAAAATCAATGCAAAGTTCGGTGCCTCTGCTTGATCGCATTACCCATTACATTTATAAAAGTAAAGGCAAGCAGATGAGGCCTATGTTCGTATTTTTTGCGGCAAAGGTTTGCGGAGGGATCACAGAAGCCACACATCGTGGTGCTGCATTAGTAGAGCTTTTACATACCGCTACATTGGTTCATGATGATGTGGTGGATGACTCGCATGAGCGTAGAGGCTTTTTTTCCATCAATGCACTTTGGAAAAATAAGATTGCTGTTTTAGTAGGCGATTTCCTGCTTTCAAAAGGTCTGTTACTTTCTGTTGAACATAAAGACTATAATCTACTCGAAATCGTTTCTAATGCAGTACGTGAAATGAGCGAAGGAGAGCTATTGCAAGCAGAGAAGGCTCGTAAGATGGATATTGAAGAGGAACTTTACTTTGAAGTGATCCGTCAGAAAACAGCGTCCTTAATTGCTTCGTGCTGTGCTTGTGGTGCTGCATCGGCAAATGCATCGGTAGAAGATATTGAAAGGATGCGTGTTTTTGGTGAAAAGATCGGAATTGCTTTTCAGATAAAAGACGATCTTTTTGATTTTGGTCACGATGATGTAGGAAAACCTCGTGGTATTGATATCAAGGAGAAGAAAGTGACTCTTCCTTTGATTTATGCATTAAAAACTTGTGACCGTACACAGAAGAGATATATCATCAATCTGGTGAAAAATCATAATGAAGATGCTGTAAAGGTTCAGGAAATCATTGAGTTTGTAAATAAAACCGGTGGTTTGGAACTTGCAGAACAAACCATGTTCAAATATCAGGAAGAGGCTTTTGAAATTTTAAGGACATTCCCTGATACCGAACAACGCCGATCATTAGAGCAATTGGTTCGTTTTACAACGGAAAGAAAAAAATAGGATGGTGAAAACGGGTAATTGATAATTACCCATTCATCAGACAGTCAGTTTGCTTATTCATACTTTTAATAATAATAAAATGTCGAACGAAGTTATTTATTTCGGAAGTTTTCTTGTGTTCATTGCTGCGATGTTAAGCCTCGATTTAGGGGTGTTTAACAAAAAAGACCATGTTGTAAGCTTAAAGGAAGCACTAATAATGAGCATTATTTGGGTTTCGCTGGCGCTTGGATTCTATGCGGTAATTTATTTTAAAGGTGATTTACTTCATGGAATTACTGATATGGCTCGTTTACAGGAAGTCGTATTAGCTCATAAGCATAATATAAAACTGATACCTGATAATTTTGAGGCGAGCTTAGAAATTTATCGTCATAATCTTTCTTTAGAATTTATCACCGGTTATGTTGTTGAATATGCGCTATCAGTTGATAATATCTTCGTAATTGTATTGGTGTTTACGGCTTTCGGTGTTGAGAAGATTTATTATCACAGAGTATTGTTCTGGGGTATATTAGGAGCCGTTATTATGCGTTTCCTGTTCATCTTTATCGGTGCCACATTGATCACTAAATTCGGATGGATTCTTTACGTATTCGGCGGATTCCTTGTTTATACAGGGGTAATGATGTTCATCAATCGCGACCACGATGAAGAAATTGACCCTCAAAATCACAAAGTAGTACGTTGGGCTCAGCACGTTTTCTCTGTATGGCCACATTATGAAGGCAATAAGTTCTTTGTAAAAAGAGATGCAAAAACTTTGGTTACGCCACTATTCATTGTTTTATTAGTTATTGAGTTTACCGACCTGATCTTCGCAGTCGATTCAATTCCTGCAATTTTCGCTGTAACTAAAGATCCGTATATCGTATTCTTCTCAAATATCTTCGCGATTTTAGGTTTACGTTCTATGTTCTTCTTGTTGGTAAACATTATTCATAAGTTCCACTATCTTAAGGTTGGCTTATCAGTATTATTAGTCTTTATCGGGGTGAAAATGCTTGCGCACAGTTACCTTGAAAAAATAGGTTTCCAAACTTCTCACTCACTGATCATTATCCTTTTGATACTAACGGTAAGTGTTGTAGCGTCGCTAATGTTTCCAAAAAGACATGATGTTGAAAAAAAATAATAACTATTAAAATGATAGTTTAAATAATTTAAAGCCCGATTTTCATCGGGCTTTTCTTGTTTTTTGCCCTTTCTGATAGCTGTAGGGCCATCCATTGTATACAGGATCAGTTTAAAATCCGCTATATTTGGATATAAACAACACAAAATTTTATGTCAGTAACAGTAACCGGATTGTCATCCACAGCATTAATGGAGTTAGAGAATAAGTATGGAGCGCATAATTATCACCCATTACCCGTTGTGCTTGATAAGGGTGAAGGTGTATATGTTTGGGATGTTGAAGGTAAACGTTACTTCGATTTTCTTTCAGCTTATTCTGCCGTAAATCAAGGTCATTGTCACCCTAAAATTATAAACACACTTGTAGAGCAGGCACAAAAGTTAACACTTACATCACGAGCTTTCTATAATAGTACATTAGGTGAATATGAAAAATTTGTAACCGGTTATTTTGGTTTCGATAAAGTTTTACCAATGAACACGGGGGCAGAAGCCGTTGAAACTGCAATTAAGATTTGTCGCAAGTGGGCATACGAGAAAAAGGGTTTGCCTACAGATTCTGCCCAAATCATAGTTTGTGAACAGAACTTCCATGGTCGCACAACCACAATTGTTTCCTTTTCGAGCGATAGTGGTGCAAGCAAAAACTTTGGTCCTTTCCCTTCTGGATTTATCCGTATTCCTTATAATGATTTAGAGGAATTAGCAAAAGCTTTGGAGAAACCTAACGTTGCAGGTTTCTTAGTAGAGCCAATTCAGGGTGAAGCAGGAGTTTTTGTTCCGGATGAAGGCTATCTGGCAAAAGCCAAGGAATTGTGTAAGAAAAAAAATGTATTATTCATTGCAGATGAGGTACAAACCGGGATTGCTCGCACAGGTAAATTGCTGGCTTGTGATCATGAAAATGTTAAACCGGATATGCTGATTCTTGGTAAAGCCATTTCAGGGGGAGTACTACCTGTTTCGGCAGTTTTATGTAATGACGATATTATGAATGTGATTACGCCAGGAACTCATGGTTCCACCTTTGGAGGTAATCCATTGGCTAATAAAGTGGCGATGGCTGCATTAGAAGTTGTAAGTGATGAGCAATTAGCAGAAAATGCGGAGTGTTTAGGAAAGATTTTCCGTGCTGAAATTCAAAAGCTGGTTGATGAATCTGATTTATTGGTATTGGTAAGAGGAAAAGGCTTGTTAAATGCCATTGTTGTAAACGATACAGAAGATAGTAGTACCGCATGGGATATTTGTATGCAGTTAAAGGAAAACGGTTTATTGGCTAAGCCAACCCATGGAAACATTATTCGTTTTGCACCGCCTTTAGTGATGAATGAAGAACAATTACACGAATGTATCGCGATTATAAGAAAGACCGTATTGGCCTTTAAAAAATAAAATTCCTAAGAAATGATTAGTGCGGCAATTCAATTTTGAGTTGCCGTTTTTTGTAAATAAGAACTCTATAGCTGAGCCAAATGAAAAAACTCGGATTAATAGGTGGCATCAGTTGGGTGTCGACCTCAGATTATTACAAATTAATCAATGAAGGTGTAAATGCTAAGTTAGGCGGTTTAAATTTTGCTGAATGTATCATCTACTCATTTAACTATGCAGATATAAAAAAGAATAATGATAACGATGATTGGGATGCAACGTTAAACATGATTCTAAAAGCAGCTGAATGTTTGAAGTTGAGCGGAGCTGAAGCAATTATTCTCTGCGCTAATACAATGCACTTGATAGCTGATAAGCTACAACTGCAAATTGATATACCAATTATTCATATTGCTGAAGTTACTGCAAGAGAAATAAAAAAGGATGAAATAAAGAAAATAGGATTGCTTGGGACGAAGTTTACGATGGAGAGGGATTTCTTCAGAAATAAGCTTTCTGATCAAGGTATTAAATCTGTAATACCAGCAGCAGCTGACAGAGACTTTATTCAGGAAACGATCTATTATGAATTGGGGAAAGGTATTATAAAGGAAGAAACCAAACAGCGTTATATTTCCATTATTAATAATTTGATAAAACAAGGTGCAGAGGGCATCATTTTAGGTTGTACTGAAATACCATTGATCATTAAACAGAACGATGTTTCTGTAAAAGTATTTGATACTACTTTAATTCATTCGGCTGCTGCTGTAGAGTTTATACTTTCTTATTAAGTTTTTATCTTGAGCAATAGTTAAAAAATGAAGAGGGTTGTAAATGAAATTTGATACCTCTTTGCTCAAATAGTTGTTGCGGCAGGAGTGCAACGAGTAATATTATGGGAAAGGGTAAAAAGATTTTTGAGATTTAGATAGATGAAATATCATAACAAGAAAGTACTTATAACGGGAGCTTCCTCTGGGATTGGCGAAGCAATCGCCTATGCATTTGCTAAAGAAGGTGCATTTTTAATTCTGGCCGCTAGAAATATTGAAGAATTGGAGCGTGTGAAATGCAATTGCATTGGTGCAGAACATGTGGTTACTACTTTCTTGGATATCAGTGATCATGATAAAGTGTTTACAAAGATGGAGTTGCTCATTAATGAATTTGGCCCCATTGATGTGTTGGTAAATAATGCGGGAATTAGTCAGCGTTCATTGGCTATTAATACATACTTTGAGGTAGAGAAGCAAATGATTGATGTAAACCTGTTGGGAACAATTGCCGTTACAAAAGGTCTTTTGCCAACAATGATAACACACGGCAAAGCTGAAATTGTAGTTATTTCCAGTATTATGGGCAAATTGGGCGGACCATTACGATCTGCTTACGCAGCCTCTAAGCATGGGCTTCATGGTTTCTTTGATACACTACGTGCCGAACACTATAAAGATGGGTTAAAAGTTCTGATTGTTTGCCCCGGATACATTAAAACTAATATTAGTATAAATGCATTAACTGGCACCGGAAAACCTCAGGCAACAATGGATGAAGCAACCGGAAAAGGTTATTCTCCTGAATATATAGCCAATAAGATATTAAAAGCGCTTAAGCAAAACAGGGAGGAGATTGTGGTGGCAAAAGGAAGGGAAAGAATGGGTGTTGTGTTAAAACGTTTCTTCCCAGGCTTATTGAGTTGGATAATCAGAAAGGCTAAAACTGTGTAATTTTTTGGCAAGCAGTTATTGTCTGATGTGCAATGTACTTACAGATCCTTCGTTCCTCAGGATGACAAGTTTATGGTCTGACAGCAGAATAAATTAAACTTAGCGACTTCGTGTCTTAGCGGTTCAATTTATACAGCCTGTTCAAGCATTAAGCCCAGCAACTCCTCAAGATATTTACGATCATTTGCCAGCCGCGGAACCTTATGTTGTCCGCCTAGTTTGCCTTTGTTCTTCATCCAGTTATAAAAAGTTCCTTCTGGTGCCACATGTAATAGAGGACGACGAAGCGCCATGTCTTTATAACGTTTGGCCTCATAGTCTGAGTTTTGTTTTTTCAGATTTTCATCCAATAAATCAAGGAAATGTTCTATGTTTTCTGGTCGTCGTTCAAACTCGATGATCCACTCGTGTCCACCGTTCTCTCCATCTGTAAAATAAACAGGACCGGCAGTGTAATCCTTGATAATGGAATTAGTGGCCTTGGTGGCAGCTGTTAAAGCTTGCTCTGCATTCTCAATAATTAATTCTTCACCAAAGGCATTTATAAAATGGCGGGTACGTCCGGTAATTTGAATCCTAAAAGGATTCAAACTTGTGAATTTAATCGTGTCACCAATCATGTATCGCCATAAACCACCATTGGTAGAGATGATGATAGCATAGTTTTTATTGAGCTCTACCTCACTTAAATCTAATGTTTTTGCATAAGGATCACCGTAGTTTTCCATTGGCAAAAACTCATAATAAATTCCATAGTCGAGCATTAATAGCATTTCAGTGCTATTGCTCTGATCCTGTATTCCAAAGAAACCTTCTGAAGCATTATAGGTCTCAAGGTAATACATGTCGTCAGACGGGATTAATTTTCTAAACTGTTCACGGTAAGGTGTAAAGTTTACAGCGCCATGCACATATAACTCAAGATTAGGCCATACCTCAAGTAGGTTACTTTTGCCGGTAAGTTCAAGAATGCGTTTGGCAAGAATTACCGTCCAGGTTGGAACACCAGTTATACTGGTAACATTCTCATTCATGGTGGCATGAGCCATTTTTTCAATCTTGGCTTCCCATTCATCCATTAATGCAATGGATAAATCCGGAGTACGGTAGAATTCGGCCCAGATTGGTAAATTCTGAATTAAAACAGCAGAAAGATCTCCGTAGCAAGACTCATCATTTAGCTGGTTAACCTGGTGACTTCCGCCCATAACCAAACCTTTTCCGGTAAACATTTGTGTTTCAGGACGATTATTGCAGTAAATGGCCAACATATCTTTGCCACCTTTAAAGTGGCACTCTTCCAATGATTCTTCACTTACCGGAATGAATTTACTTTTATCACTGGTTGTACCTGATGATTTCGCGAACCAGGTAATATTGCTTGACCATAATATATTCTTTTCCCCCTTCATCATCCGCTCAATATAGGGTTTCAATGAGTCGTAATTTTGAATAGGGAAGCGTTGTTTAAAGTCGGATGGGCTGTCGATAGATCTAAAATCATGTTTCAACCCCCATTCAGTATTGCGAGCGGTATTCACTAAGTCGGAAAGCCACTCTTGCTGAACTTCAAGCGGGTATTTCATGAAAAGCTCAATTTGATGAATTCGCTTTTTCATGATCCAGGAAACAATATTGTTGATTATCGACATGCTTTTGATGTTTAAATCCCTTTAAATTACAAAACTTTAGGGCGTAATACGAAATTCCTGCCAAGATATACACGACGAACCTGTTCGTCTGCAGCAAGATCCTCGGCTGTTCCCGACTTTAATATCGATCCTTCAAACAATAAATA from Solitalea canadensis DSM 3403 encodes:
- a CDS encoding SH3 domain-containing protein, whose protein sequence is MRFLLFLIAFLFNATLLLAQSTLYNWQKNGLRLRDQPSASGRIITKIPYGARLEVLEVIKDKPFSAKLFSTKRVCEQEEGVEIKNHELNGNWIKVKYNDSIAYVANVYLSPLKTIPLQAKDDGAVMYDNEKMQRILFSYFGMPLKRSKKNTAKEKGEEAYIENFAFVNNVTVKHELQYLEEGAGGEVYEISISKRNVMDVLWLAFVLAQNGEVDEANYCYVETDTNVLKLDHYGEGQSNTIEIKQEKDKVILSLSFGGC
- a CDS encoding polyprenyl synthetase family protein — encoded protein: MPTLDEIKRPIAAEIDLFEEKFKKSMQSSVPLLDRITHYIYKSKGKQMRPMFVFFAAKVCGGITEATHRGAALVELLHTATLVHDDVVDDSHERRGFFSINALWKNKIAVLVGDFLLSKGLLLSVEHKDYNLLEIVSNAVREMSEGELLQAEKARKMDIEEELYFEVIRQKTASLIASCCACGAASANASVEDIERMRVFGEKIGIAFQIKDDLFDFGHDDVGKPRGIDIKEKKVTLPLIYALKTCDRTQKRYIINLVKNHNEDAVKVQEIIEFVNKTGGLELAEQTMFKYQEEAFEILRTFPDTEQRRSLEQLVRFTTERKK
- a CDS encoding TerC family protein, whose protein sequence is MSNEVIYFGSFLVFIAAMLSLDLGVFNKKDHVVSLKEALIMSIIWVSLALGFYAVIYFKGDLLHGITDMARLQEVVLAHKHNIKLIPDNFEASLEIYRHNLSLEFITGYVVEYALSVDNIFVIVLVFTAFGVEKIYYHRVLFWGILGAVIMRFLFIFIGATLITKFGWILYVFGGFLVYTGVMMFINRDHDEEIDPQNHKVVRWAQHVFSVWPHYEGNKFFVKRDAKTLVTPLFIVLLVIEFTDLIFAVDSIPAIFAVTKDPYIVFFSNIFAILGLRSMFFLLVNIIHKFHYLKVGLSVLLVFIGVKMLAHSYLEKIGFQTSHSLIIILLILTVSVVASLMFPKRHDVEKK
- the rocD gene encoding ornithine--oxo-acid transaminase gives rise to the protein MSVTVTGLSSTALMELENKYGAHNYHPLPVVLDKGEGVYVWDVEGKRYFDFLSAYSAVNQGHCHPKIINTLVEQAQKLTLTSRAFYNSTLGEYEKFVTGYFGFDKVLPMNTGAEAVETAIKICRKWAYEKKGLPTDSAQIIVCEQNFHGRTTTIVSFSSDSGASKNFGPFPSGFIRIPYNDLEELAKALEKPNVAGFLVEPIQGEAGVFVPDEGYLAKAKELCKKKNVLFIADEVQTGIARTGKLLACDHENVKPDMLILGKAISGGVLPVSAVLCNDDIMNVITPGTHGSTFGGNPLANKVAMAALEVVSDEQLAENAECLGKIFRAEIQKLVDESDLLVLVRGKGLLNAIVVNDTEDSSTAWDICMQLKENGLLAKPTHGNIIRFAPPLVMNEEQLHECIAIIRKTVLAFKK
- a CDS encoding aspartate/glutamate racemase family protein, with the translated sequence MKKLGLIGGISWVSTSDYYKLINEGVNAKLGGLNFAECIIYSFNYADIKKNNDNDDWDATLNMILKAAECLKLSGAEAIILCANTMHLIADKLQLQIDIPIIHIAEVTAREIKKDEIKKIGLLGTKFTMERDFFRNKLSDQGIKSVIPAAADRDFIQETIYYELGKGIIKEETKQRYISIINNLIKQGAEGIILGCTEIPLIIKQNDVSVKVFDTTLIHSAAAVEFILSY
- a CDS encoding SDR family oxidoreductase, producing the protein MKYHNKKVLITGASSGIGEAIAYAFAKEGAFLILAARNIEELERVKCNCIGAEHVVTTFLDISDHDKVFTKMELLINEFGPIDVLVNNAGISQRSLAINTYFEVEKQMIDVNLLGTIAVTKGLLPTMITHGKAEIVVISSIMGKLGGPLRSAYAASKHGLHGFFDTLRAEHYKDGLKVLIVCPGYIKTNISINALTGTGKPQATMDEATGKGYSPEYIANKILKALKQNREEIVVAKGRERMGVVLKRFFPGLLSWIIRKAKTV
- a CDS encoding GH3 auxin-responsive promoter family protein, translated to MSIINNIVSWIMKKRIHQIELFMKYPLEVQQEWLSDLVNTARNTEWGLKHDFRSIDSPSDFKQRFPIQNYDSLKPYIERMMKGEKNILWSSNITWFAKSSGTTSDKSKFIPVSEESLEECHFKGGKDMLAIYCNNRPETQMFTGKGLVMGGSHQVNQLNDESCYGDLSAVLIQNLPIWAEFYRTPDLSIALMDEWEAKIEKMAHATMNENVTSITGVPTWTVILAKRILELTGKSNLLEVWPNLELYVHGAVNFTPYREQFRKLIPSDDMYYLETYNASEGFFGIQDQSNSTEMLLMLDYGIYYEFLPMENYGDPYAKTLDLSEVELNKNYAIIISTNGGLWRYMIGDTIKFTSLNPFRIQITGRTRHFINAFGEELIIENAEQALTAATKATNSIIKDYTAGPVYFTDGENGGHEWIIEFERRPENIEHFLDLLDENLKKQNSDYEAKRYKDMALRRPLLHVAPEGTFYNWMKNKGKLGGQHKVPRLANDRKYLEELLGLMLEQAV